The Elaeis guineensis isolate ETL-2024a chromosome 13, EG11, whole genome shotgun sequence genome includes a region encoding these proteins:
- the LOC105060545 gene encoding LOW QUALITY PROTEIN: probable DNA helicase MCM9 (The sequence of the model RefSeq protein was modified relative to this genomic sequence to represent the inferred CDS: inserted 1 base in 1 codon) encodes MSASGNAEVHINAFAAFLIHHHSSNLRSILLSPDCSLHYPLLIDFAELLDFDSPLAHLLFSRPSDLLPLFDEAAFRAQGVILSASEELGEGASRKDHVHVRINVCGSPLECPEAFPSIGRVRVKHRGILLTLKGTIIRSGAIKMIELERLYECRKCKHRFKVYPELETGNSIRLPASCPSRGSKSCEGAHFQYVEDSKVXPDYQEIKIQESTRLLGIGSVPRSIQIVLMDDLVDVVKAGDDVIVTGILSAKWSSDFKDVRCDLDPILIANYVRRTNELKSEIDIPDDVIKDFEQFWSDYRDTPLKGRNAILQGICPQIFGLFTVKLAVALTLIGGVQHVDASGTKIRGESHLLLVGDPGTGKSQFLKFAAKLSNRSVITTGLGSTSAGLTVTAVKDGGEWMLEAGALVLADGGLCCIDEFDSMRQHDRATIHEAMEQQTISVAKAGLVTTLSTRTIVFGATNPKGQYDPSQPLSVNTTLSGPLLSRFDIVLVLLDTKNPEWDAIVSSHILAEKGESRKKKRDEDFDNVWSVPMLRRYIHYVKQCFTPVLTKESESVISSYYQLQRRSATHNAARTTVRMLESLIRLAQAHARLMFRNEVTQLDAIAAILCIESSMTTSAIVDSVGNALHSNFADNPDQEYAKQEKMILEKL; translated from the exons ATGTCGGCTTCCGGCAACGCTGAAGTCCACATCAACGCCTTCGCCGCCTTCCTCATCCACCACCACTCCTCCAATCTCCGTTCCATCCTCCTCTCCCCCGACTGCTCCCTCCACTACCCTCTCCTCATCGA CTTTGCGGAGCTACTGGACTTCGATTCTCCCCTCGCCCACCTCCTCTTCTCCCGTCCCTCCGATCTCCTCCCCCTCTTCGATGAAGCCGCTTTCCGCGCCCAG GGCGTCATTCTTAGTGCTTCCGAGGAGCTGGGAGAAGGCGCCAGCCGGAAGGACCACGTCCATGTCCGGATCAACGTCTGCGGTTCCCCCTTGGAATGCCCCG AGGCCTTCCCTAGCATCGGGAGGGTCAGGGTGAAGCACCGGGGGATTTTGCTCACTCTGAAGGGGACTATCATTAGGTCTGGAGCCATCAAGATGATCGAATTGGAGCGCTTGTATGAGTGCAGAAAGTGCAAGCACAG GTTCAAGGTTTATCCGGAACTGGAAACTGGAAATAGTATAAGATTGCCTGCCTCTTGTCCATCTCGA GGGTCTAAATCTTGTGAGGGGGCACATTTCCAATATGTAGAGGATAGTAAAG TGCCAGATTACCAAGAGATCAAAATCCAAGAAAGCACACGGCTTCTGGGCATTGGATCTGTACCTCGTTCGATTCAAATTGTTTTGATGGATGACCTTGTTGATGTTGTCAAAGCTGGAG ATGATGTCATAGTTACGGGAATTTTATCAGCAAAATGGTCCTCGGATTTTAAAGATGTGCGTTGTGACCTGGATCCTATTTTAATTGCTAACTATGTGAG AAGAACCAATGAGTTGAAGTCAGAGATCGACATTCCTGATGATGTTATCAAGGATTTTGAGCAATTCTGGTCAGACTACAGAGATACTCCATTGAAGG GGAGAAATGCCATTCTGCAAGGAATTTGCCCTCAAATCTTTGGTCTCTTCACAGTGAAGCTTGCAG TTGCTTTGACTTTGATTGGAGGTGTGCAACATGTTGATGCTTCTGGGACAAAGATTCGTGGAGAATCTCACCTGCTTCTTGTTGGTGACCCAG GTACCGGGAAGTCTCAGTTTTTGAAGTTTGCAGCCAAGTTGAGCAACAGATCTGTGATTACTACTGGGTTGGGGAGCACCAGTGCAGGCTTAACTGTCACTGCTGTCAAGGATggtg GGGAGTGGATGCTCGAGGCAGGGGCCCTTGTTTTAGCTGATGGTGGACTTTGTTGTATAGATGAATTTGATAG CATGCGACAGCATGACAGGGCAACCATACATGAGGCGATGGAGCAACAAACAATAAGTGTTGCCAAG GCTGGCCTCGTGACAACTTTGAGTACCAGGACCATTGTTTTTGGTGCAACTAATCCAAAAGGACAATATGATCCTTCTCAAC CTTTATCCGTCAATACAACTCTATCTGGACCATTGTTGAGCAGATTCGATATTGTCCTTGTCCTTTTGGATACAAAAAATCCTGAATGGGATGCCATTGTGTCATCTCATATTTTAGCTGAG AAAGGagaatcaagaaaaaagaaaagagatgaagACTTTGACAATGTCTGGTCGgtaccaatgctgaggag GTATATCCACTATGTAAAGCAATGTTTTACACCAGTGCTTACAAAGGAGTCAGAAAGTGTTATTTCGAGTTATTATCAACTTCAGAGAAGATCAGCAACACATAATGCAG CTAGGACCACGGTGCGCATGCTTGAAAGTTTGATACGATTAGCCCAAG CACATGCAAGGCTCATGTTCAGGAATGAGGTCACCCAGCTTGATGCTATTGCTGCCATCTTATGCATTGAATCATCAATGACAACATCTGCCATTGTGGACAGTGTTGGGAATGCTTTACACTCCAACTTTGCTGATAATCCTGATCAAGAAT ATGCCAAGCAAGAGAAGATGATCCTTGAGAAGCTTTGA
- the LOC105056769 gene encoding uncharacterized protein gives MGRSRMEETRCRRHPKHQSKGVCPFCLRERLSGLLASSSSGTYACSSSASSSPYSSESDLSSSATTPPYHDLKRAKLSLLFKPRGTDHGGRLVGFSGPLTKSRSLAFAVFGNRKKEEDKAKEQEEKEKEKDKKKNKRKFWSRWFGASWRSREDGGVSLHSRTIKDKSFSFV, from the coding sequence atgggcaggTCAAGAATGGAGGAGACCAGGTGCAGGAGGCACCCAAAGCACCAGTCGAAAGGGGTGTGCCCCTTCTGCCTCCGAGAGAGGCTCTCCGGCCTCCTCGCCTCCTCATCTTCTGGGACCTACGCCTGTTCGTCCTCGGCCTCTTCGTCCCCTTACTCTTCTGAGTCCGACCTCTCATCTTCCGCCACCACACCTCCCTACCATGATCTTAAGAGAGCAAAGCTTTCTCTTCTTTTCAAGCCAAGAGGTACTGATCATGGCGGTCGGTTGGTCGGTTTCAGCGGGCCGCTGACGAAGAGCCGATCTTTGGCTTTTGCCGTGTTCGGTAatcggaagaaggaagaagacaagGCCAAGGAGcaagaagagaaggagaaagagaaggataagaagaagaataaaagaaagtTTTGGTCTAGGTGGTTTGGTGCTTCCTGGAGGTCAAGGGAGGATGGTGGTGTTTCATTGCACTCCAGGACCATCAAGGATAAGTCCTTCTCATTCGTGTGA